A stretch of the Capsicum annuum cultivar UCD-10X-F1 chromosome 10, UCD10Xv1.1, whole genome shotgun sequence genome encodes the following:
- the LOC107843706 gene encoding 4-hydroxy-tetrahydrodipicolinate synthase, chloroplastic isoform X3, which produces MSSLIIGHCHFCVEATGTKSRTAIWRSPRAAVIPSFHLPMRSYEVKNRTFAEDIKALRLITAIKTPYLPDGRFDLEAYDALVNLQIENGVEGVIVGGTTGEGQLMSWDEHVMLIGHTVNCFGGSIKVIGNTGSNSTREAIHATEQGFAVGMHAALHINPYYGKTSIEGMISHFDSVLPMGPTIIYNVPSRTGQDIPSRVIRTLAKSPNLAGVKECVGNDRVKHYTSNGLVVWSGNDDECHDSRWDHGATGVISVTSNLVPGLMRQLMFGGKNPALNLKLMPLVEWLFHEPNPIAINTALAQLGVVRPIFRLPYVPVTKAKREEFVKIVEEIGRENFIGESDVQVLDDDDFILLTRY; this is translated from the exons ATGTCATCCTTAATTATAGGTCACTGCCATTTCTGTGTTGAAGCTACTGGAACAAAGAG CAGAACTGCAATATGGAGGTCCCCAAGAGCAGCAGTAATTCCAAGTTTCCACCTCCCAATGCGCAGTTATGAAGTTAAAAATAG GACATTTGCCGAGGACATAAAAGCACTTCGATTGATTACTGCAATCAAAACCCCTTATCTACCAGATGGAAGATTTGATCTTGAGGCTTATGATGCCTTGGTAAATTTGCAAATTGAAAATGGCGTTGAGGGTGTGATTGTTGGTGGCACTACAGGTGAAGGTCAATTGATGAGCTGGGATGAACACGTCATGCTTATTGGTCACACAGTGAATTGTTTTGGAGGATCAATCAAAGTCATTGGAAATACAGGTAGTAACTCCACGAGGGAAGCAATCCATGCGACAGAACAGGGATTTGCTGTAGGTATGCATGCAGCTCTTCACATTAACCCCTACTATGGGAAGACCTCCATAGAGGGTATGATTTCTCACTTTGACAGTGTGCTCCCTATGGGCCCTACTATCATTTATAATGTGCCATCACGAACTGGTCAAGACATTCCCTCACGTGTAATTCGTACATTAGCAAAGAGCCCTAACCTTGCCGGTGTCAAAGAGTGTGTTGGAAATGATAGAGTGAAGCATTATACAAGTAATGGATTGGTCGTGTGGAGTGGGAATGATGATGAATGCCATGACTCAAGGTGGGATCATGGTGCTACAGGAGTTATTTCCGTCACCAGCAACTTGGTTCCTGGTCTGATGCGTCAACTCATGTTTGGAGGAAAGAACCCTGCTTTGAACTTAAAGCTAATGCCATTAGTTGAATGGCTGTTTCATGAGCCAAACCCCATTGCTATAAATACAGCTTTAGCTCAACTCGGAGTCGTGAGGCCCATCTTTCGCCTTCCATATGTTCCAGTTACAAAGGCAAAGAGAGAGGAATTTGTGAAGATCGTTGAGGAAATTGGACGGGAAAACTTTATAGGGGAAAGCGATGTCCAagttttggatgatgatgattttattttgctTACTAGGTATTAG